One genomic window of Undibacterium cyanobacteriorum includes the following:
- a CDS encoding M14 family metallopeptidase: MMNKTTPFRLKPVCLGVASATLMFATSITVVHAADVKPPQPHFNRVHHNKEIVEYMKAYAAAYPHLVSVKSLGKTAAGTDMWMLTINNEKTGKAGDKPASYIDGAIHANEAQAADTVLYTIDYILKNYGKLDKITETVDRSTLYFVPSVSPDSRAKWFDEPSTASYPRSSPWPFDDDRDGRIDEDGPMDINKDGVITTMRKKVPLGLGNRKLDPKDSRVLLPLEPGELGDYLLLGQEGIDQDGDGLIGEDSVGYADPNRTWGYDWAPRYIQNGATDYPLQIPETRSIANWALDHLEVSSVISFHNSGRMILRGPGSPTQTPVSAQDNRTFDYLGREGEKMMPGYRYMITWRDLYTAYGSTTDHFYGIVGAFGFVPELFGRVMDDNNIIRYEPPQKVGDPVRPPSTEPKGFDAMKWNDMLSFGRQFIPFKEFKHPQFGTIEIGGWRQDTGRMPEGWMLEEETHRNAAFVLFNAMNVPKLSFLDANVKKVGNRTWQIEVPIINERAIPSIPSIVIANKLHRLDLATINGGKVLSSGIVRNQFNDQIDLQSHRPERLMVSGVPGFGNTILYFLVETESDHVTVNYDSIKGGKLSKTIHLK; encoded by the coding sequence ATGATGAATAAAACGACTCCATTTCGCTTAAAGCCAGTTTGCTTGGGCGTGGCGTCCGCCACGTTGATGTTTGCAACAAGCATTACGGTCGTTCATGCAGCCGATGTAAAACCACCGCAACCGCACTTTAATCGTGTTCACCACAACAAAGAAATCGTGGAGTACATGAAAGCCTATGCGGCCGCTTACCCTCATCTTGTTAGTGTCAAAAGTCTAGGTAAAACGGCAGCGGGAACAGACATGTGGATGCTGACCATCAATAACGAAAAGACCGGTAAGGCAGGTGATAAACCTGCAAGCTATATAGATGGCGCGATTCACGCAAACGAAGCGCAAGCGGCTGACACGGTGTTATACACCATCGACTACATTCTTAAAAATTACGGCAAGCTCGACAAGATTACCGAAACGGTAGATCGTTCTACGCTGTACTTCGTGCCAAGCGTGAGCCCCGATAGTCGCGCGAAATGGTTCGATGAGCCATCGACGGCAAGTTATCCGCGCTCGTCGCCATGGCCATTCGACGACGACCGCGATGGGCGGATTGATGAAGATGGTCCTATGGACATCAACAAAGACGGCGTCATCACAACGATGCGCAAAAAAGTACCGCTCGGCCTGGGCAATCGCAAATTAGATCCCAAAGATTCGAGGGTCTTGCTCCCCTTGGAACCGGGTGAATTAGGAGACTATTTGTTACTGGGACAAGAAGGCATTGATCAAGATGGTGATGGCCTTATCGGCGAAGACAGTGTTGGATATGCCGATCCCAACCGTACCTGGGGCTATGACTGGGCTCCACGTTATATTCAGAACGGCGCTACGGATTACCCTTTACAAATTCCAGAAACACGCAGCATCGCAAATTGGGCCCTTGATCATCTTGAAGTTTCAAGCGTAATTAGTTTTCATAATTCAGGTCGTATGATTTTGCGTGGCCCTGGGTCACCAACTCAAACGCCAGTCAGCGCACAAGACAATCGCACTTTCGATTATCTCGGACGTGAGGGTGAAAAAATGATGCCTGGCTATCGCTACATGATTACATGGCGAGATCTCTACACTGCCTATGGCAGCACTACAGATCACTTCTATGGCATCGTCGGCGCTTTCGGTTTTGTACCTGAATTGTTTGGACGCGTGATGGACGATAACAATATCATCCGCTATGAACCACCGCAGAAAGTGGGTGACCCTGTTCGTCCACCAAGCACCGAACCAAAAGGCTTCGACGCCATGAAATGGAATGACATGTTGAGTTTTGGGCGCCAGTTCATTCCGTTCAAAGAATTCAAACACCCTCAGTTCGGCACCATCGAAATTGGCGGCTGGCGTCAAGATACGGGTCGTATGCCCGAGGGTTGGATGCTTGAAGAAGAAACCCATCGCAATGCGGCGTTTGTGCTGTTTAATGCGATGAATGTTCCTAAACTCAGCTTCCTCGATGCTAATGTCAAAAAGGTGGGGAACCGCACCTGGCAAATTGAAGTGCCAATCATCAATGAGCGCGCAATTCCAAGTATCCCAAGCATTGTCATCGCCAACAAATTGCATCGTTTAGATCTGGCAACGATTAATGGCGGCAAAGTGCTTTCGAGTGGGATTGTACGCAATCAGTTTAATGATCAAATTGATCTACAATCCCACCGCCCAGAACGCCTCATGGTCAGCGGCGTACCGGGTTTCGGCAACACCATCCTCTACTTCTTAGTTGAAACTGAGTCGGATCATGTGACAGTCAACTACGACAGCATCAAAGGTGGAAAACTGAGTAAAACAATTCACCTTAAGTGA
- a CDS encoding SIMPL domain-containing protein (The SIMPL domain is named for its presence in mouse protein SIMPL (signalling molecule that associates with mouse pelle-like kinase). Bacterial member BP26, from Brucella, was shown to assemble into a channel-like structure, while YggE from E. coli has been associated with resistance to oxidative stress.), producing MRFVIFLVALLATTNWAFAQELGKDSRLLMAGTANLKIANDRAVILFSVTEEGKDKELVISNVNKKAKDVLERLKANYREVEVSTPTYYVESIYEEQETQISQSRKSVKSQRIGWKASQNIELRTTALHVLPKLIADFQKTVELESLRFELSEATKKRAEKDRLEAAYRNLFERMEMVAQIMGKKPSDFQLDSVDFDGIESGSGRYQTVQASGSSLGRSGSRNVEPNFEPGVSTVQARVEARIRIK from the coding sequence ATGCGTTTCGTGATCTTTTTAGTAGCTTTGTTGGCGACAACGAATTGGGCGTTTGCCCAGGAACTAGGAAAAGATTCTCGTTTGCTGATGGCGGGTACAGCGAACTTGAAAATCGCTAATGATCGTGCAGTCATTCTTTTTAGTGTGACTGAAGAAGGGAAAGACAAGGAGCTCGTCATATCAAACGTCAACAAAAAAGCGAAGGATGTGCTAGAACGACTGAAAGCGAACTATCGTGAAGTCGAAGTTAGTACGCCAACTTATTACGTTGAGTCGATTTATGAAGAGCAAGAGACACAGATCTCACAAAGTAGGAAATCTGTGAAGAGTCAAAGGATAGGTTGGAAAGCAAGTCAAAACATTGAACTTCGTACCACCGCCTTGCACGTTTTGCCAAAGCTAATTGCGGATTTTCAAAAGACCGTGGAGTTGGAAAGCTTGCGTTTTGAGTTGTCTGAGGCGACGAAGAAGCGAGCTGAAAAAGATCGATTGGAGGCGGCTTATCGAAATCTATTTGAACGGATGGAGATGGTCGCGCAAATTATGGGTAAGAAGCCGTCAGACTTTCAGTTAGATTCTGTCGACTTCGACGGCATAGAGAGTGGCAGTGGTCGTTATCAAACGGTGCAGGCGAGCGGTTCAAGCCTTGGACGCTCAGGCTCCCGAAATGTCGAGCCAAACTTCGAACCAGGAGTCAGCACCGTACAAGCTCGCGTCGAAGCGCGAATTCGAATCAAGTGA